The Candidatus Palauibacter australiensis genome segment GCACAACCGCTTCGACACGCTGGAAAGGGCGCCGCGGATCGAGGTGCCGACGTTCGTCGCCGCCGGCGAGGAGGACCGGGTCATTCCGCCCGGCCAGAGCCGGGAGGTGTTCGATGCGCTGCGGGGCCCCCGCCGGTGGCTCGAGATCCCGGGGGCAGGGCACAACGACATCTTCTCGCACGAAGTACTGTGGCGGGAACTCCACCGCTTCACCCGCGACGTCCTGGACCGTCTCGTCTCCGGAGCACCGTGACCCCCGCTGCCTCGCCCGCCCGCCGAAGTCGGCCATCAAGCGTGGCCAGCGGCAACGAGCGGCGCAGCGCAGTCTCAAGATAAGCGGCGTCGTAGATGGAAAGGCCGTGCCGCCAAGCGAGATCGAGGATCACGCCGTCGCTGTGCTCCTCGTCGGTCAGTATCCGCATTCCCTTGAGGTCCGCGAGCGTAGCCGGCACATCGTCCTGGTTCATGCGTCCTCGGCGTCTGTTGACAGTGAGGCCGTTCAGGATTTCGTACCACCAGATCCGAGGGACGACGGCGAAGTGTTCCAGAGTCAGCCGCATC includes the following:
- a CDS encoding type II toxin-antitoxin system VapC family toxin; the encoded protein is MTLVIDASVVLAWCLSDEDDPLAELAMRLTLEHFAVVPRIWWYEILNGLTVNRRRGRMNQDDVPATLADLKGMRILTDEEHSDGVILDLAWRHGLSIYDAAYLETALRRSLPLATLDGRLRRAGEAAGVTVLRRRDGPGRRG